From a region of the Impatiens glandulifera chromosome 4, dImpGla2.1, whole genome shotgun sequence genome:
- the LOC124935563 gene encoding uncharacterized protein LOC124935563, giving the protein MNLGATILTDGMFWLIIVPFLKIKNHNLNFFIINMHTINAIFLLGDTALNSLRFPWFRLSYFIIWTVIYVIFQWIAHICIPLWWPYPFLDLSSTFAPLWYFLVALMHIPCYGVFVLIMKLKYVLLSKWSMIPTRA; this is encoded by the exons ATGAATCTAGGTGCAACGATTCTGACTGATGGCATGTTTTGGTTGATTATCGTTCCATTCTTAAAGATCAAAAATCACAATCTTAACTTC TTCATCATAAATATGCACACCATTAATGCCATTTTTTTGCTTGGTGATACAGCTCTCAATTCTTTG AGATTTCCGTGGTTTCGATTATCCTACTTTATTATTTGGACAGTGATTTACGTGATATTTCAATGGATAGCTCATATTTGCATCCCGCTATG GTGGCCATATCCATTTCTTGACTTATCATCTACATTTGCTCCCTTATG GTATTTTTTGGTGGCTTTGATGCACATTCCATGTTATGGGGTTTTCGTTTTGATTATGAAGCTAAAATATGTCTTGCTCTCGAAATGGTCCATGATTCCTACACGTGCATGA
- the LOC124935564 gene encoding uncharacterized protein LOC124935564: MSFLKGSSTWEPVMTRNTSSLSYWFNWRVMVCSIWLIISLVFSFFLISKYEGWPKGKNRVRFEEQEQEVEGILYEDEVWRPCLRGIHPGWLLVFRVLAFVVILSVLVLNVAVDGINIFYYYTQ; the protein is encoded by the coding sequence ATGAGTTTCTTGAAAGGATCATCAACTTGGGAACCAGTAATGACAAGAAACACATCTTCATTAAGCTATTGGTTCAATTGGAGAGTCATGGTTTGTTCTATATGGTTAATCATTTCTCtagttttctcattttttctCATTTCAAAATATGAAGGCTGGCCAAAAGGAAAAAACAGAGTCAGATTtgaagaacaagaacaagaagttGAAGGAATTTtgtatgaagatgaagtttggCGACCATGTTTAAGAGGGATTCATCCAGGTTGGCTTCTGGTGTTTCGCGTTTTAGCGTTCGTCGTAATTCTCAGCGTTCTTGTATTGAATGTCGCAGTTGATGGCATCAACATTTTCTATTATTACACTCAGTAA
- the LOC124936503 gene encoding peroxisomal membrane protein PEX14 isoform X2 — protein MTTPSPPTPTDNNPQVQEAVQPTLENQDAVKSETVKEISPPSVFVNREPIREDQVQNAVKFLSHPKVRGSAVMYRRSFLEQKGLTKEEIDEAFSRVPDPSPTISSSAPGGTNQDAQIKSSSNFQPQAPSQALQPAAVAPAGTIARLTSARFHWTHALLAVGFVAVSGAGTFVVFKNAVIPRLKSWIRKVVLEEDEENGKKISSKHSIVEEAAAAAKDAASAATDVARASQEMLLSKNEERKFFENLMQMLDVQVKEMKLMNDAIRKLEGSGYSHDRIPPYVEQDHRGIINNSRQLYANGKVDVNSHPVRAPSPPAPVAPSPAPHPQSYMDIMSMIQRGEKPSNIKEIDDKPPNPHQPLPNASLAPRTKPWETNQAANNSSRFWSQESNLGVNYNIQANGQSNNQKNNARITEIENDEEEQPIFGPSAYSSQVNNKPVQRSWVPPQAPPVLMPEAAAAIRQPKKIPPQTAQKQTIDDDKLASSSSDLTDELQKITKISELGGGDSFVEQNSDIGGKGGSSGLIENEIQEVEEDY, from the exons ATGACGACGCCGTCTCCTCCTACTCCGACCGACAACAATCCACAAGTTCAAG AGGCTGTGCAACCAACTCTTGAAAATCAGGATGCTGTGAAATCAGAAACTGTCAAAGAAATTTCTCCACCATCTGTGTTTGTAAACAGAGAACCAATTAGGGAAGACCAAGTTCAAAATGCTGTGAAGTTCCTTTCACATCCAAAAGTAAGAGGATCTGCTGTTATGTATAGAAGATCTTTTCTTGAGCAGAAAGGTCTAACAAAAGAAGAGATAGACGAGGCTTTCAGTCGTGTTCCT GATCCCTCCCCTACTATTTCAAGTTCTGCACCAGGAGGCACAAATCAAG ATGCACAGATTAAGTCCTCGTCAAATTTTCAACCACAAGCTCCAAGCCAAGCTCTGCAGCCTGCAGCAGTTGCTCCAGCTGGTACCATTGCTAGATTGACATCAGCTCGGTTCCATTGGACCCATGCTCTTCTTGCTGTTGGATTTGTTGCTGTTTCTGGTGCAGGAACATTTGTAGTTTTCAAG aATGCTGTTATTCCTAGATTGAAATCTTGGATACGTAAGGTTGTTTTGGAAGAAGACGAAGAGAATGGAAAGAAAATCAGCTCAAAACATAGTATAGTCGAAgaagctgctgctgctgctaaAGATGCTGCTAGTGCTGCTACTGATGTGGCACGAGCCAGCCAGGAGATGTTGCTTTCGAAAAATGAAG AGAGAAAATTCTTTGAGAACCTTATGCAAATGTTAGATGTACAAGTTAAGGAGATGAAGTTAATGAACGATGCAATAAGGAAGCTGGAAG GATCAGGGTATTCCCATGACAGAATTCCTCCTTATGTTGAACAAGACCACAGAGGAATCATTAATAATTCAAGG cAATTATATGCTAATGGAAAAGTGGATGTTAACTCGCATCCAG TAAGAGCTCCATCACCCCCTGCACCAGTAGCGCCTTCTCCTGCACCTCATCCACAGTCCTATATGGAT ATTATGTCAATGATTCAGCGAGGGGAGAAACCTTCAAACATCAAA GAAATTGACGACAAGCCACCAAATCCTCACCAGCCTTTACCAAACGCTAGTCTTGCACCAAGAACAAAG CCTTGGGAGACTAATCAGGCTGCTAACAACTCAAGCAGGTTTTGGTCACAAGAAAGCAATTTAGGCGTCAATTACAACATTCAAGCTAATGGTCAGTCCAATAATCAAAAGAATAATGCCAGAATTACTGAGATCGAGAACGATGAAGAAGAGCAGCCCATATTCGGGCCTTCAGCTTACTCCTCACAGGTAAACAACAAACCGGTTCAACGATCATGGGTCCCACCTCAAGCACCTCCAGTGTTAATGCCCGAAGCAGCTGCTGCCATTCGACAGCCCAAGAAAATTCCTCCTCAGACAGCCCAGAAACAAACTATTGATGATGATAAATTGGCTTCCAGCTCGTCAGACCTTACGGATGAGTTGCAGAAGATCACTAAGATCTCTGAATTAGGCGGTGGGGATAGTTTTGTTGAGCAAAACTCCGATATCGGTGGGAAAGGGGGGTCGTCGGGGCTTATCGAGAATGAAATACAGGAAGTAGAAGAAGATTATTAG
- the LOC124936503 gene encoding peroxisomal membrane protein PEX14 isoform X1 produces the protein MTTPSPPTPTDNNPQVQEAVQPTLENQDAVKSETVKEISPPSVFVNREPIREDQVQNAVKFLSHPKVRGSAVMYRRSFLEQKGLTKEEIDEAFSRVPDPSPTISSSAPGGTNQDAQIKSSSNFQPQAPSQALQPAAVAPAGTIARLTSARFHWTHALLAVGFVAVSGAGTFVVFKNAVIPRLKSWIRKVVLEEDEENGKKISSKHSIVEEAAAAAKDAASAATDVARASQEMLLSKNEERKFFENLMQMLDVQVKEMKLMNDAIRKLEGDHFKGDHLLKQAQDAFKRSAGSGYSHDRIPPYVEQDHRGIINNSRQLYANGKVDVNSHPVRAPSPPAPVAPSPAPHPQSYMDIMSMIQRGEKPSNIKEIDDKPPNPHQPLPNASLAPRTKPWETNQAANNSSRFWSQESNLGVNYNIQANGQSNNQKNNARITEIENDEEEQPIFGPSAYSSQVNNKPVQRSWVPPQAPPVLMPEAAAAIRQPKKIPPQTAQKQTIDDDKLASSSSDLTDELQKITKISELGGGDSFVEQNSDIGGKGGSSGLIENEIQEVEEDY, from the exons ATGACGACGCCGTCTCCTCCTACTCCGACCGACAACAATCCACAAGTTCAAG AGGCTGTGCAACCAACTCTTGAAAATCAGGATGCTGTGAAATCAGAAACTGTCAAAGAAATTTCTCCACCATCTGTGTTTGTAAACAGAGAACCAATTAGGGAAGACCAAGTTCAAAATGCTGTGAAGTTCCTTTCACATCCAAAAGTAAGAGGATCTGCTGTTATGTATAGAAGATCTTTTCTTGAGCAGAAAGGTCTAACAAAAGAAGAGATAGACGAGGCTTTCAGTCGTGTTCCT GATCCCTCCCCTACTATTTCAAGTTCTGCACCAGGAGGCACAAATCAAG ATGCACAGATTAAGTCCTCGTCAAATTTTCAACCACAAGCTCCAAGCCAAGCTCTGCAGCCTGCAGCAGTTGCTCCAGCTGGTACCATTGCTAGATTGACATCAGCTCGGTTCCATTGGACCCATGCTCTTCTTGCTGTTGGATTTGTTGCTGTTTCTGGTGCAGGAACATTTGTAGTTTTCAAG aATGCTGTTATTCCTAGATTGAAATCTTGGATACGTAAGGTTGTTTTGGAAGAAGACGAAGAGAATGGAAAGAAAATCAGCTCAAAACATAGTATAGTCGAAgaagctgctgctgctgctaaAGATGCTGCTAGTGCTGCTACTGATGTGGCACGAGCCAGCCAGGAGATGTTGCTTTCGAAAAATGAAG AGAGAAAATTCTTTGAGAACCTTATGCAAATGTTAGATGTACAAGTTAAGGAGATGAAGTTAATGAACGATGCAATAAGGAAGCTGGAAG gtgaCCATTTCAAAGGTGACCATTTACTAAAACAAGCGCAAGATGCGTTCAAACGTTCCGCAG GATCAGGGTATTCCCATGACAGAATTCCTCCTTATGTTGAACAAGACCACAGAGGAATCATTAATAATTCAAGG cAATTATATGCTAATGGAAAAGTGGATGTTAACTCGCATCCAG TAAGAGCTCCATCACCCCCTGCACCAGTAGCGCCTTCTCCTGCACCTCATCCACAGTCCTATATGGAT ATTATGTCAATGATTCAGCGAGGGGAGAAACCTTCAAACATCAAA GAAATTGACGACAAGCCACCAAATCCTCACCAGCCTTTACCAAACGCTAGTCTTGCACCAAGAACAAAG CCTTGGGAGACTAATCAGGCTGCTAACAACTCAAGCAGGTTTTGGTCACAAGAAAGCAATTTAGGCGTCAATTACAACATTCAAGCTAATGGTCAGTCCAATAATCAAAAGAATAATGCCAGAATTACTGAGATCGAGAACGATGAAGAAGAGCAGCCCATATTCGGGCCTTCAGCTTACTCCTCACAGGTAAACAACAAACCGGTTCAACGATCATGGGTCCCACCTCAAGCACCTCCAGTGTTAATGCCCGAAGCAGCTGCTGCCATTCGACAGCCCAAGAAAATTCCTCCTCAGACAGCCCAGAAACAAACTATTGATGATGATAAATTGGCTTCCAGCTCGTCAGACCTTACGGATGAGTTGCAGAAGATCACTAAGATCTCTGAATTAGGCGGTGGGGATAGTTTTGTTGAGCAAAACTCCGATATCGGTGGGAAAGGGGGGTCGTCGGGGCTTATCGAGAATGAAATACAGGAAGTAGAAGAAGATTATTAG